A region of Leptidea sinapis chromosome 4, ilLepSina1.1, whole genome shotgun sequence DNA encodes the following proteins:
- the LOC126979870 gene encoding HEAT repeat-containing protein 1, with protein MASTSLTEQLRKLAAPQTSIYKDDKKRASLLFDPKEAALKDRDTFYDIGLSGLKELIALYEGFRVYEDSLFSISSKDFERGVQSKEANKNLDQTIEKFLMQLSPYFVLQSSHKALEWLVNRYHIHEYNQDAIMALILPYHETKIFVRFVQLLEIKSTGVKWNWLEPMQNHGVTLTKQGLHSQCISNTATLQFIAKTTIKYVHFYGDRASQLNTVFAFFCSTAIGTINSFKGVSEAILNALLPTLISALESNVLDFRLSAYVIFGYLVTKAVLKKKTVNEIVDKLFTSEFGLTEDAILLINLTYTNQKHMTKMSECIVNNISVDTMHTFCSHLKKLVEKKINIHQLIMAFLSGVLPLIQEGTEEFMRYSKLPEILVDDVDLKNQQPEKIISCVLNACVAGKNDIPDEDGSDIEIVDENDNLQRNILHWFSMFLKKIESNYPNAFDKIIKSEMSSKSENTSKRRAHLSKVLGFNPAIAHKMGGSYLFENLNNINPDVRVEAVNYIAKKFNSLNLKSTSFVKESVINRLHDDEPNVVMATLSISNENLNELLNETELSDVFTYIISKKSKDWYPVIKKAIMKLCSLEGLPVNHKTVLTLAPYLFPDDKEAAILAWQIIYSAWGVKLGLKSILKCKESDSDNSEVLKYIMFKALFTDKLLSFDSILEIEQVKKENTLDICLFLLLKTCSIEKLAVEDIIEILNLFLSAVKTKTIINSKGNEFSSQTISEFLKAAKDDEIVFQVLEYIFGRITECVKPGYVTRPWCNVCEKPGSIFVRMLFEIFITGCAIRGYSENYAKLLQKLLNQLFTDVKEKFNFIANIAFGHILYAHDPKVIIGPELQLRALKLLKNFVGVNSNNQWIFDSDVFILTVLFNLNHPIAVIREATFELIDDVLNINTDTKIIYIKLLQELIDHREEILLDHEQIQQIIKKVLTKHDIGGKIFKKNCMLRLTGILVDASSTPAFIKSALVELLSKINNSTVFYHILLSLRPLCDTFKQNELNSKFTFDIYTSKLFINVINQLNEITVSVISKDEIWHILEVALKEYKECILEESLSYTSPCVHVMKQINEDVFKKVPDEKCKDLICLITAAGTFSNNPTVSSVATKTMKKIQIKFDDFKSILEKMLNVRDPAENLLKKKKTTASMLTYQVVETDEWRLGVTLLEYIQNKKKMSVDTSFVSLLFRLLYKCLRFEEQSHVEYAKQLILSSFWYYLSKNMDNNDEIKAIKSVFEVELIVQCIRGTQNPQTHHHALLVLCQCASILPEQVLNHIMEIFTFMGSSVLRHDDAYSFQIITKIIERIIPILVYLDKNVEDCTDKELLQLQKRVVPVFRIFADVVLHVPEHRRIPLYKKLIETLGPNKFLWVFIALLLETHITHFNDDKNKNKQPQKTLADKESPMNRLDFGLSITLEFPPEVAMENFIKLIVYMKSLPVQKDDNAMEKQADPSDIFSVNSHSAIQLRHYKYVIITFLNTALASSLFIHHNSQAKDISTMENHYKSFIINILTYIQSITKISDDKTAKYWRVMLHHSYDLLDHVNNLLSPPMFVSVVRGLLKHTLQTVRRKAMELLNLKIQCSPEMFDDVDRDLLFSLCPPLVEIVQSIEDKRDDVAENTVQELELNQQTALLSLKLLTRLLGSENPKAFLPVLEVVTHHTCNPNISPNVMASIVLCLAELCGILKVHALVCLRKYMPALIKVLKKQRKADTPELVLLSTVTAISKIVECLPLYLSPYLEKIIYEYAILLAKWQSYDQDCNKVSALVTKLINIKKKIASSIPPRILIPVANETHKLVISKGKYEAVAPIMSILADCFANITTADFTALQKDLTSFFLSALQLRCDADDHNVDHNVIDKTEDSVVNALVSLVLKLSETSFRPFYFKIYDWAIRTNVEGRKDRTITFYRLSSAIAEKLKGLFVLFAGHFIKNAADLLDACNNSKTEEFYFDSEDKCITLVKFIIKTLHNLFLYDSQQFLNKDRFETLMQPVVDQLENTIGGIPSLKERATELIIPCISQFAVATADDSLWKLLNYQVLLKTRHNDAEIRLTALNCLVTMATQLGSNWLPLLAESVPFLAELLEDGDQKIETATKNAIRTLEQILGEPLEKYF; from the exons ATGGCTTCTACATCTTTAACAGAACAACTAAGAAAGTTAGCGGCTCCACAGACTTCCATCTATAAAGATGATAAGAAACGAGCTTCATTGCTATTTGATCCTAAAGAAGCGGCCCTAAAAGACCGTGATACATTTTATGATATAGGCCTCAGCGGTCTTAAAGAGCTCATAGCATTGTATGAAGGTTTCAGAGTTTATGAGGATTCATTATTCAGCATATCCTCCAAGGATTTCGAAAGAGGCGTTCAATCAAAGGAGGCCAACAAAAATTTAGATCAGACAATAGAAAAATTTCTTATGCAGCTATCACCTTACTTCGTTCTCCAATCGTCACATAAAGCATTAGAGTGGTTGGTGAATAGATATCATATCCATGAGTACAATCAAGATGCTATTATGGCTCTCATTCTACCATATCATGAAACTAAAATTTTTGTCCGATTTGTGCAGTTGCTGGAAATAAAATCTACAGGTGTTAAGTGGAATTGGCTTGAGCCCATGCAAAACCATGGAGTTACTTTGACAAAACAGGGTCTACACAGCCAATGTATTTCGAATACAGCTACACTACAATTTATTGCTAAAACAACTATTAAATATGTACATTTTTATGGTGATAGAGCATCACAACTTAATACTGTCTTTGCCTTCTTTTGTTCAACAGCAATTGGCACTATTAATTCATTTAAAGGTGTTTCAGAAGCGATATTAAATGCTTTACTGCCAACATTGATTAGTGCATTGGAATCAAATGTGTTAGATTTCAGGCTCTCTGCATATGTGATATTTGGTTATTTAGTGACGAAAGcagttcttaaaaaaaaaaccgtaaaTGAAATTGTTGATAAACTATTTACATCAGAGTTTGGTCTTACTGAAGATGCAATTTTGCTCATAAATTTGACATATACAAATCAGAAACACATGACTAAAATGTCAGAGTGCATTGTCAACAATATATCAGTTGACACAATGCATACATTTTGCAGTCATTTAAAGAAATTAGTTGAAAAGAAGATCAATATTCATCAATTAATTATGGCTTTTTTGTCTGGAGTTTTACCCCTTATACAGGAGGGCACTGAAGAGTTCATGAGGTATTCTAAGCTTCCAGAAATACTCGTAGATGATGTGGATCTTAAAAACCAACAACCAGAGAAGATAATTTC ctGTGTGCTCAATGCATGTGTTGCTGGAAAAAATGATATTCCTGATGAAGATGGCAGTGATATTGAAATAGTTGATGAAAATGATAATTTGCAAAGAAACATCTTACATTGGTTTTCAatgtttttaaagaaaattgaaaGCAATTAcccaaatgcttttgacaaaattattaaatcagaAATGAGTTCCAAGAGTGAGAATACATCGAAAAGACGGGCTCATCTCTCAAAAGTATTAGGTTTCAATCCGGCCATAGCACACAAAATGGGGGGTTCTTATCTTTTCGaaaatttgaataacataaACCCTGATGTTCGTGTAGAAGCTGTAAATTATATTGCTAAAAAGTTCAATTCTCTTAATCTTAAGAGCACATCATTTGTTAAAGAATCAGTCATTAATAGACTTCATGATGATGAACCTAATGTGGTAATGGCTACATTATCTATTTCTAACGAGAATTTAAATGAATTGCTCAATGAAACTGAACTATCAGATGTTTTCACTTACATCATTTCCAAGAAGTCTAAAGATTGGtatccagttattaaaaaaGCAATAATGAAACTTTGTTCTTTGGAAGGTCTACCAGTAAACCATAAGACTGTATTGACCTTAGCCCCCTACCTCTTTCCTGATGACAAAGAGGCTGCAATATTGGCATGGCAAATAATTTACTCTGCATGGGGTGTTAAATTGGGTTTAAAAAGTATATTGAAATGCAAAGAATCAGATTCAGATAACTCAGAGGTTCTAAAGTATATCATGTTCAAAGCACTATTCACAGATAAATTGTTAAGTTTTGACTCTATACTTGAAATAGAACAAGTCAAGAAAGAAAATACACTtgatatatgtttatttttgctTCTTAAAACATGTTCTATAGAAAAACTTGCAGTTGAGGATATCATAgagattcttaatttatttttatctgctgttaaaactaaaactataatCAACTCTAAAGGCAATGAATTTAGTTCACAGACAATTTCTGAGTTCCTGAAAGCTGCAAAAGATGATGAAATAGTTTTCCAGGTTCTAGAATATATCTTTGGAAGAATTACTGAATGTGTTAAACCAGGATATGTTACTAGGCCTTGGTGTAATGTTTGTGAAAAGCCAGGCTCTATCTTCGTCAGAATGCTATTTGAAATTTTCATCACTGGTTGTGCAATCCGTGGGTATAGTGAAAATTATGCCAAATTACTACAAAAGCTTTTAAACCAGTTGTTCACAgatgtaaaagaaaaatttaacttCATAGCTAACATTGCCtttggacatattttgtatGCACATGATCCTAAAGTTATAATTGGACCTGAACTACAGTTAAGAGCACTAAAGTTATTAAAGAATTTTGTTGGTGTTAATAGCAATAACCAGTGGATTTTCGATTCTGATGTGTTTATTTTAACtgttctatttaatttaaaccatCCAATTGCTGTGATTCGGGAAGCTACATTTGAGCTAATAGATGATGTCCTAAATATCAATACAGATACTAAGATAATATACATTAAGCTTTTACAGGAACTGATAGATCATCGTGAAGAAATTTTATTAGATCATGAACAGATacagcaaataataaaaaaagtgttgaCTAAACATGATATAGGtggtaaaatatttaagaagaaTTGTATGCTTAGACTTACAGGCATACTAGTAGATGCCTCTTCTACACcagcttttataaaatcagCACTTGTTGAGTTACTTTCCAAAATCAACAATTCAACCGTATTCTACCACATTTTACTCTCACTAAGACCCCTTTGTGATACTTTTAaacaaaatgaattaaattCTAAATTTACGTTTGATATAtatacttcaaaattatttataaatgttattaaccAGTTAAATGAAATTACTGTTTCTGTTATCAGTAAAGATGAAATATGGCATATACTAGAAGTGGCTTTAAAAGAGTACAAAGAATGTATTTTAGAAGAGAGTTTATCATACACAAGTCCATGTGTCCATGTTATGAAACAAATCAATGAAGATGTTTTCAAAAAAGTACCTGATGAAAAGTGTAAagatttgatttgtttaataaCAGCAGCTGGTACTTTCAGTAATAACCCTACTGTGTCAAGTGTGGCAACGAAAACAATGAAAAagattcaaattaaatttgatgattTCAAATCAATACTGGAGAAAATGTTGAATGTCCGTGATCCAGCAGAAAATTTGCTTAAGAAAAAGAAAACCACTGCTTCAATGTTGACTTACCAAGTGGTAGAAACTGATGAATGGCGGTTAGGAGTTACTTTACTTgaatacatacaaaataaaaagaaaatgagTGTAGACACCAGTTTTGTCTCACTACTATTTCGATTGCTTTATAAGTGCTTGAGGTTCGAAGAGCAGTCACATGTGGAATATGCAAAGCAACTCATTTTATCGTCATTTTGGTATTACCTAAGTAAAAATATGGACAATAATGATGAGATCAAAgctataaaaagtgtgtttgaGGTAGAATTGATTGTGCAGTGTATCAGAGGGACTCAAAATCCACAAACTCACCACCATGCATTACTTGTCCTTTGTCAATGTGCTTCTATACTACCTGAACAAGTCCTCAATCACATTATGGAAATCTTCACATTCATGGGCTCTTCTGTATTGCGCCACGATGACGCGTACAGCTtccaaattattacaaaaattatagaGAGAATTATACCAATTTTAGTCTACCTGGACAAGAATGTTGAGGATTGCACAGATAAAGAACTTTTACAATTGCAAAAGCGTGTCGTTCCAGTGTTCCGAATTTTTGCTGATGTTGTTTTGCACGTTCCAGAACACCGAAGAATACCTCTTTACAAAAAACTTATTGAAACATTGGGACCTAATAAATTTTTGTGGGTATTCATTGCACTTCTACTTGAGACTCATATAACCCATTTTAATGACGATAAGAACAAGAACAAGCAACCTCAAAAAACATTGGCAGACAAAGAATCGCCGATGAATCGCTTGGATTTCGGTCTAAGCATTACATTAGAGTTCCCACCTGAAGTTGCAATGGAAAATTTCATCAAGCTCATTGTATACATGAAGTCTTTACCGGTACAAAAGGATGATAATGCCATGGAGAAACAAGCAGACCCAAGTGATATATTTAGTGTTAACAGCCATTCTGCGATTCAACTTCGTCATTATAAATAcgttataattacatttttaaacacGGCATTGGCATCTTCTCTTTTTATTCACCACAATAGCCAAGCAAAGGATATTTCAACAATGGAAAATCACTACAAGAGTTTCATTATAAATATCCTCACTTATATCCAAAGCATAACTAAAATAAGCGATGATAAAACAGCCAAATACTGGAGGGTTATGCTACATCACAGCTATGACTTATTGGATCACGTTAACAACTTATTGTCACCACCAATGTTCGTGTCTGTAGTTAGAGGATTGCTAAAACATACATTACAAACAGTCCGCAGAAAGGCGATGGAATTACTAAACCTAAAGATTCAGTGTAGTCCCGAAATGTTTGACGATGTTGACAGAGACTTATTGTTTTCTTTGTGTCCACCGCTGGTTGAAATTGTTCAAAGTATAGAAGATAAGAGGGACGATGTTGCTGAAAATACAGTGCAGGAATTAGAACTTAACCAACAAACTGCATTACTTTCCTTGAAACTTCTTACGCGTTTATTGGGATCAGAAAATCCAAAAGCCTTCTTACCAGTTTTGGAGGTAGTCACACATCATACATGTAACCCAAATATATCACCGAATGTAATGGCGTCAATTGTCCTTTGTTTGGCTGAGTTGTGTGGCATTTTAAAAGTGCATGCATTAGTATGCCTACGTAAATACATGCCAGCTCTCATCAAGGTTTTAAAGAAACAAAGAAAAGCCGACACTCCAGAGCTCGTTCTTCTAAGCACAGTCACGGCTATTTCGAAAATAGTCGAATGTTTGCCACTGTATCTAAGTCCGTATTTAGAGAAAATTATCTACGAGTATGCGATTTTGTTAGCTAAGTGGCAATCATACGATCAAGACTGCAATAAAGTGTCTGCATTAGTAACCAAACTGATaaacattaaaaagaaaatagcAAGCTCGATTCCGCCAAGGATTTTGATACCCGTTGCAAACGAAACCCACAAACTGGTAATTAGTAAGGGGAAGTATGAGGCAGTCGCTCCGATCATGTCTATATTAGCAGATTGCTTCGCTAACATTACCACAGCCGACTTTACGGCTCTCCAAAAAGACTTAACATCATTCTTTTTATCAGCTTTGCAGTTACGTTGCGATGCTGACGATCATAACGTTGATCACAATGTTATTGATAAAACTGAGGATAGTGTTGTTAACGCTCTAGTATCTCTAGTACTCAAGTTATCAGAGACAAGCTTTAGGCCATTCTACTTCAAGATCTACGACTGGGCGATAAGGACTAATGTCGAAGGGAGGAAAGATAGAACTATAACTTTTTATAG GTTGAGTAGTGCCATTGCTGAAAAACTGAAAGGCCTCTTCGTACTGTTCGCGggacattttattaaaaacgccGCGGATTTATTGGACGCGTGCAACAACAGTAAAACTGAAGAGTTCTACTTTGACTCCGAAGACAAATGTATTACACTcgtgaaatttataataaaaacattgcACAATCTGTTTTTGTATGATAGCCAGCAGTTTTTGAATAAGGATAGATTCGAGACACTTATGCAGCCCGTGGTTGATCAGTTGGAGAATACGATAGGTGGGATTCCAAGTCTTAAGGAGAGGGCTACAGAGTTGATAATACCGTGTATATCACAGTTCGCTGTAGCTACGGCTGATGACTCATTATGGAAGCTCTTGAATTACCAAGTACTTTTGAAGACGAGGCACAATGACGCTGAAAttag GTTGACCGCTCTGAACTGCTTAGTGACTATGGCAACACAGTTAGGGAGCAACTGGCTACCTCTGTTGGCTGAGAGTGTACCGTTCTTGGCTGAACTATTAGAAGATGGCGATCAGAAGATTGAGACAGCTACGAAGAATGCAATAAGAACTCTTGAACAAATACTCGGGGAACCTCTCGAAAAATACTTTTAA
- the LOC126980068 gene encoding uncharacterized protein LOC126980068, with amino-acid sequence MDEDEILIMYFFLKRRKMKQAMKRKYWVHPMLMKRIPLGLCQSYIEELKSDDGKFYEYLRMTVTTFDSLLVRLADNLRRENTHFRNCISAEERLVITLRYLASGCSFKQLHYNFRVGMSTISKIIKETCSVIWSVLSAEYLKLPNTEEEWKAIAEAFKTKANFPHCLGALDGKHIRITKPINSGSMFFNYKDYFSFILFAIVDSEYRFIYVSIGSYGKECDSSILKQSNFWKKLNDGTLNIPRPTPLHENMQEEIPYVFVGDEAFTLSQNLLRPYGGTHLDNKKKIFNYRLSRARRYVECTFGILSNKWRILHRPLDVCAETAIEVVKASTESDKF; translated from the exons ATGGACGaagatgaaattttaataatgtatttcttTTTGAAAAGAAGGAAAATGAAGCAAGCAATGAAAAGAAAGTACTGGGTACATCCAATGTTAATGAAAAGAATTCCATTAGGATTATGTCAGAGTTATATAGAAGAATTAAAAAGTGATGATGGAAAGTTTTATGAGTATTTAAGAATGACTGTCACCACCTTTGATAGCCTACTGGTACGACTTGCAGACAATCTTAGAAGAGAAAACACACATTTCAGAAATTGTATAAGTGCCGAAGAAAGACTAGTGATAACTTTaag atatttGGCGTCGGGATGTTCGTTTAAACAACTGCATTATAATTTTAGAGTGGGAATGTCAACCATCAGCAAAATAATCAAAGAAACGTGTTCTGTTATTTGGAGCGTATTAAGTGCAGAATATTTAAAGTTGCCCAATACCGAAGAAGAATGGAAAGCGATCGCTGAAGCTTTTAAAACGAAAGCAAATTTTCCTCATTGCCTCGGTGCGCTGGACGGCAAGCACATAAGGATTACAAAGCCAATAAATAGTGGTTCTATGTTTTTTAACTATAaggattatttttcttttattttatttgcaattgttgATTCAGAATACCGTTTCATTTACGTTAGTATTGGTTCATACGGAAAAGAGTGTGATTCATCTATCCTAAAACAATCCAATTTTTGGAAGAAACTAAATGATGGTACTTTAAATATACCAAGACCCACGCCATTACACGAAAATATGCAAGAAGAAATACCATATGTATTTGTTGGAGACGAAGCCTTTACATTGTCACAAAATTTATTGCGACCTTATGGCGGTACTCATTTAGACAATAAgaaaaagatatttaattacCGTCTAAGCCGCGCGAGAAGATATGTTGAATGCACTTTTGGTATCTTATCCAATAAATGGAGGATCTTGCATAGACCATTGGATGTATGTGCAGAAACAGCTATTGAAGTTGTAAAGGCTTCTACg GAGTCTGACAAGTTCTAA